Proteins co-encoded in one Candidatus Polarisedimenticolaceae bacterium genomic window:
- a CDS encoding BolA/IbaG family iron-sulfur metabolism protein, which translates to MASLEEVKSLIEQALPGSDVVVTDLTGGGDHLSVIVAAPQFAGKGLIVQHQMIHAALRHKMAPLSQEIHALQIKTSVPGSRG; encoded by the coding sequence ATGGCAAGTCTGGAGGAGGTCAAGTCCCTCATCGAGCAGGCGCTGCCTGGTTCCGACGTCGTCGTCACCGACCTCACGGGCGGCGGCGATCATCTCTCCGTCATCGTGGCCGCACCGCAATTTGCGGGCAAGGGGCTCATCGTCCAACACCAGATGATCCACGCCGCGCTGAGACACAAGATGGCCCCGCTCAGCCAGGAGATTCACGCACTCCAGATCAAGACGTCGGTTCCTGGATCGCGAGGCTGA
- a CDS encoding MbcA/ParS/Xre antitoxin family protein, producing MGTIKDANDQYTTIVFDDHGTRKFLSAMVQLEHTDDPAPRRPARRGDRAVVRPSVPVPVEQRRRVRHKSHSGTTAEIASIVPELDTLAPNDQNSPDDAAHESPTRPDSTLDRSARKREHAVQDPAEVRAAIAEMNATHYATWPDAPLPALDGQTPRTALQTEDGRQRVEALLTAFEESQGSDRPRAPDYDFNQLRAALGLPLRSRT from the coding sequence TTGGGAACGATCAAGGACGCCAATGACCAGTACACGACTATTGTGTTCGACGACCATGGAACAAGAAAGTTCTTGAGCGCCATGGTCCAACTTGAACACACGGATGACCCGGCTCCGCGGCGCCCTGCGCGGCGTGGAGATCGCGCCGTGGTCCGCCCGAGCGTGCCCGTTCCCGTCGAGCAACGCCGCCGCGTTCGCCACAAGAGTCACTCTGGGACCACCGCTGAGATCGCGAGCATCGTGCCTGAGCTCGACACGCTTGCTCCGAATGATCAGAATTCGCCCGACGATGCGGCGCACGAATCACCGACGCGCCCGGACTCGACACTTGACCGGTCGGCGCGTAAACGCGAACACGCAGTGCAAGACCCCGCTGAAGTTCGCGCGGCGATCGCGGAGATGAATGCGACACATTACGCGACGTGGCCGGACGCTCCTCTTCCGGCATTGGACGGACAGACGCCGCGAACGGCCCTGCAAACCGAAGACGGTCGACAGCGTGTCGAGGCATTGCTGACCGCCTTCGAGGAGAGCCAAGGCAGCGACCGCCCACGAGCTCCTGACTACGACTTCAATCAGCTCCGCGCGGCGCTCGGTTTGCCGTTACGGTCGCGCACTTAA
- a CDS encoding choice-of-anchor tandem repeat GloVer-containing protein — MATLKKLAVCLALTITTTFGPTLAATITRLVPFTATTGGDPLAPLLQASDGNFYGTTAQGGDDGLGCAQPCNGTVFKLTPQGQLTVLHTFAYESSAAPYGNGSEPEGGLVEGPDGWLYGTTYMGGVPHSDGIVYKISKTGQFQKLYDFCSTTPCSDGANPQGSLAFGADGYLYGVTTSPIINPYLFRISTSGAYTALYGLYNTGLGTPSNGLILGSDRNLYGLAAGGVYEITRGGALQIVHLFGTGEGFYGTGPLIEGVDGRLYGATYQGGAANVGIIFAVDRDGNNYQRILDLTTAAEGQRPNGVVQTADQNLWDTTTGGGTQSGGMVFSINTSGTLLQSASFTVDTGKFVMDSLVQASDGKLYGTASSSGPSGYGTVFIVDGGLTPPAPGEAAVSEAMIVTAYNKATGDITVSYGSACFATDHHIVYGPLSSVSTYGYSGQACGVGNHGTATFNPGAGSFFWVIVGNTPTLEGSYGKASGGGERPEAIGLPGCDYPQNLSGGCP; from the coding sequence GTGGCAACCTTGAAGAAGCTCGCGGTCTGCCTCGCTCTCACGATCACGACAACGTTTGGTCCGACGCTCGCGGCGACGATCACCCGCCTCGTCCCGTTCACCGCGACCACGGGAGGGGACCCGCTCGCGCCGCTCCTCCAAGCGTCCGACGGCAACTTCTACGGCACAACGGCGCAGGGAGGAGACGACGGTCTCGGCTGCGCTCAACCGTGCAACGGGACCGTCTTCAAGCTCACGCCGCAGGGACAGCTCACGGTCCTTCACACGTTCGCTTACGAAAGCTCCGCAGCGCCGTACGGAAACGGCAGCGAGCCGGAGGGCGGTCTCGTCGAGGGGCCGGACGGTTGGCTCTACGGTACGACGTACATGGGCGGCGTCCCACACAGCGACGGCATCGTCTACAAGATCAGCAAGACCGGTCAGTTCCAAAAGCTCTACGATTTCTGTTCGACGACGCCCTGCTCCGACGGCGCGAACCCGCAGGGTAGCCTCGCGTTCGGCGCCGACGGCTACCTCTACGGCGTCACGACGAGCCCGATCATCAACCCGTACCTCTTCCGGATCAGCACGAGCGGGGCTTATACCGCGCTGTACGGGCTCTACAACACCGGGCTCGGCACGCCCTCGAACGGTCTGATCCTGGGTTCCGACAGGAACCTCTATGGTCTTGCGGCGGGAGGCGTCTACGAGATTACGCGTGGAGGAGCTTTACAGATCGTGCACCTCTTCGGCACCGGCGAGGGGTTCTACGGAACCGGTCCACTCATCGAGGGGGTCGACGGCAGGTTGTACGGCGCGACCTACCAGGGCGGCGCGGCCAACGTGGGAATCATCTTCGCGGTGGATCGGGACGGCAACAACTACCAGAGGATCCTCGACCTCACGACAGCAGCGGAAGGCCAGCGCCCAAACGGAGTGGTGCAGACGGCCGACCAGAATCTGTGGGACACGACGACCGGCGGGGGAACACAGTCCGGCGGGATGGTCTTCTCGATCAACACGAGCGGGACGCTCCTGCAATCCGCTTCCTTCACGGTGGACACGGGCAAGTTCGTGATGGACAGTCTCGTGCAGGCGAGCGACGGCAAGCTCTACGGCACCGCGTCAAGCAGCGGACCCAGCGGGTACGGCACTGTGTTCATCGTCGACGGCGGCCTGACTCCCCCCGCACCGGGAGAGGCGGCGGTCTCGGAAGCGATGATTGTCACCGCGTACAACAAGGCCACGGGCGACATCACCGTGAGCTACGGGTCCGCCTGCTTCGCCACCGACCATCACATCGTGTACGGGCCGCTGTCGAGCGTCTCCACGTATGGGTACAGTGGGCAAGCCTGCGGCGTCGGGAACCACGGCACGGCGACATTCAATCCAGGGGCGGGGAGCTTCTTCTGGGTGATCGTCGGGAACACTCCGACGCTGGAGGGATCGTACGGGAAGGCCTCTGGAGGGGGCGAGCGCCCCGAGGCGATCGGACTGCCGGGGTGTGACTACCCGCAGAACCTGTCGGGAGGCTGTCCGTAA
- a CDS encoding glycoside hydrolase family 130 protein, with the protein MKSVRVTRSDLVLHPDRTRVLVRPFQPSNRLRAANICGLVMALPESEVARLVAEIEADFGERHVRVRDFLRRRFEDVRPLLRSVNQLSHERQLLVGAYFTHEYSLEAAALFNPSIVRHPDQSDAPPGTLRFILSLRATGEGHISSITFRTGFLDDQGAITIQAPTRYSLEPAQVPNASYDNALFARTLQELGLDGEFARGVLGGLDDTFTLEQLRDRLRPSSEHAALARKILTLAVSNYEVQFDPGTRLSERVLFPVTPSQRNGIEDARFVRFVHEDGTPTYYATYTAYDGKLILPQFIETHDFLHFKFITLNGPAARNKGMALFPRKIDGAYTMLSRQDYESIYVMFSDHLHFWNTAKLVLKPKFPWEFIQIGNCGSPIETDAGWLVLSHGVGPMRKYCIGAFLLDRDDPTRVLGRLSEPLIAPTENEREGYVPNVVYSCGSLLHGKLLVIPFAMSDYATTFATVPVDDVLAAMC; encoded by the coding sequence GTGAAGTCCGTCCGGGTCACGCGGAGTGATCTCGTCCTACATCCGGATCGCACGAGGGTCCTGGTCAGGCCGTTCCAACCGTCGAATCGGCTGCGCGCCGCCAACATCTGCGGCCTCGTCATGGCCCTTCCCGAGAGCGAGGTCGCGAGGCTCGTTGCGGAAATCGAAGCCGACTTCGGTGAGCGGCACGTGAGGGTCCGGGACTTCCTGAGACGGCGCTTCGAGGACGTGCGGCCGCTGCTGCGCTCCGTCAACCAGTTGTCCCACGAGCGGCAGCTGCTCGTGGGTGCCTACTTCACGCACGAATACTCTCTCGAGGCGGCGGCGTTGTTCAACCCGTCGATCGTGCGCCATCCGGATCAATCGGATGCCCCGCCGGGCACCCTGCGCTTCATCTTGAGCCTGAGGGCCACCGGCGAGGGCCACATCTCGTCGATCACGTTCCGGACGGGATTCCTGGACGACCAGGGCGCCATCACGATTCAAGCGCCCACGCGCTACAGCCTCGAGCCCGCGCAAGTCCCCAACGCGTCCTACGACAACGCACTGTTCGCGCGGACGCTCCAGGAGCTCGGTCTCGACGGGGAATTCGCTCGTGGCGTACTCGGTGGGCTGGATGACACGTTCACGCTCGAGCAGCTCCGCGACAGGCTTCGTCCCTCGAGCGAGCATGCCGCGTTGGCCAGGAAGATCCTGACCTTGGCCGTGTCGAACTACGAGGTTCAATTCGACCCCGGCACGCGTCTGTCGGAGCGCGTCTTGTTTCCGGTGACGCCCTCGCAGCGCAACGGCATCGAAGACGCCCGCTTTGTGCGTTTCGTGCACGAGGACGGCACGCCGACGTACTACGCCACGTACACCGCGTACGACGGCAAGCTGATCCTGCCCCAATTCATCGAGACGCACGACTTCCTCCACTTCAAGTTCATCACCTTGAACGGACCGGCGGCGCGGAACAAGGGCATGGCCCTCTTCCCGCGAAAGATCGACGGCGCGTACACGATGCTGAGCCGGCAGGACTACGAGAGCATCTATGTGATGTTCTCGGATCATCTGCATTTCTGGAACACCGCGAAGCTCGTCTTGAAGCCGAAGTTTCCCTGGGAGTTCATCCAGATCGGCAACTGCGGCTCACCGATCGAAACCGATGCCGGGTGGCTCGTGCTCAGCCACGGCGTCGGGCCGATGCGGAAATACTGCATCGGGGCGTTTCTGCTCGATCGCGACGACCCGACCCGCGTCCTCGGCCGCCTGAGCGAACCTCTGATCGCGCCGACCGAGAACGAGCGAGAGGGCTACGTTCCCAACGTCGTCTATTCCTGTGGCAGCCTCCTCCATGGGAAGCTGCTCGTCATTCCGTTCGCGATGTCCGACTACGCCACGACGTTCGCGACGGTGCCGGTGGACGACGTCCTCGCGGCGATGTGCTAG
- a CDS encoding YncE family protein → MSRCLCPTIVMSFGVLIASTAIVAEAAEPAAVPPAATEAAKPTPAAAIAPTPAVASSELTLLALPGAPADGVMLDYLTVDRGRNRVWVPAGGTGNAVVIDTKTKDVRTVEKFATKEVERRGQKRMVGLSSATVGDGVVYVGNRADSSICAVDAKTLERRDCVTLTGSPDGLAYIARTKEVWVTTPHDQAIVVLDVSKPGTPKVSGTFKLEGDPEGYAVDDVHGLFYTNLEDKDRTLKIDVATRKVTATWMPACGEDGPKGLAIEPKGQLLMVACPEHVEVLDAGKDGAILSKLDTGEGVDNIDYLPAKRALYVAAGRAAKLTVARIDEKGVLQSAAMVTTATGARNAVVSEDGTAYVADGREGKILVVRPAHGI, encoded by the coding sequence ATGTCTCGATGCCTGTGTCCCACCATCGTCATGAGCTTCGGTGTGCTGATCGCGTCCACCGCCATAGTCGCAGAGGCCGCTGAGCCCGCGGCGGTTCCGCCGGCCGCGACCGAGGCTGCCAAGCCGACCCCGGCAGCGGCCATCGCTCCAACGCCGGCCGTCGCAAGCTCCGAACTCACGCTTCTCGCGTTGCCGGGCGCGCCCGCAGACGGCGTCATGCTCGATTACCTGACCGTCGACCGTGGCAGGAATCGTGTCTGGGTTCCCGCAGGAGGGACCGGCAACGCGGTTGTCATCGACACGAAGACCAAAGACGTCCGGACGGTGGAGAAGTTCGCGACCAAGGAGGTCGAGCGCCGTGGGCAAAAGCGGATGGTGGGGCTCAGCTCGGCGACGGTCGGTGACGGCGTCGTCTATGTCGGCAACCGTGCCGACTCCAGCATTTGCGCCGTGGACGCGAAAACACTCGAACGCCGCGACTGCGTGACGCTCACGGGGTCGCCCGACGGCTTGGCGTACATCGCGCGCACGAAAGAAGTCTGGGTCACCACGCCACATGACCAGGCGATCGTGGTCCTGGATGTCTCCAAGCCTGGAACGCCGAAGGTGTCCGGCACCTTCAAGTTGGAAGGCGATCCGGAAGGCTACGCCGTGGATGACGTCCACGGGCTCTTCTACACGAACCTCGAAGACAAGGACCGGACTCTCAAGATCGATGTCGCGACGCGCAAGGTGACGGCGACGTGGATGCCCGCCTGCGGAGAAGACGGTCCGAAGGGGCTCGCCATCGAACCCAAGGGCCAGCTCTTGATGGTCGCTTGCCCGGAGCACGTCGAGGTCCTGGACGCTGGTAAGGACGGTGCCATCCTTTCGAAGCTCGACACCGGTGAAGGCGTCGACAATATCGATTACCTGCCCGCGAAGCGCGCGTTGTACGTCGCGGCCGGTCGTGCGGCGAAGCTCACCGTCGCTCGCATCGATGAGAAAGGTGTTCTTCAGAGCGCCGCCATGGTCACGACCGCGACGGGTGCCAGAAACGCCGTCGTCAGCGAGGACGGCACGGCCTACGTCGCGGACGGACGCGAAGGGAAGATCTTGGTCGTTCGACCAGCGCACGGTATTTGA
- a CDS encoding glycosyltransferase family 4 protein: protein MHEARSEIRRIAFVGDYLPRMCGIATFTADLLTGIAAEYPRCECFAVPVNDIEGGYDYPDVVRFEIEEQDLTSYQRAADFLNIGNVDIVSVQHEFGIYGGPAGRNLLALLRELRMPVVTTLHTVLAEPDLDQRRVMRELIARSTRLVVMAERGQRMLQEVYDAPPAQIDLIPHGIHDIPYVDPNYYKDQFGVEGRMVLLTFGLLSPNKGIEHVLNALPAVLAEFPDVVYVVVGATHPHELRGNGESYRLGLERLAKKNKVDGNVIFYNRFVALEELQEFIGAADLYVTPYLNEGQITSGTLAYAFGSGKAVVSTPYWHAAELLADDRGVLVPFGDPRAISDAVTGLLRDDTRRHAMRKNAYKLGREMVWSNTARRYWRSFELARLEKAAITRKSFATKTLAEQPRELPAMILDHLSRMTDSTGMFQHAVLTVPNFSEGYCTDDNARAFILTVLLDELKEEPARVQTLGTTYAAFLNHAFDATTTRFHNHLSFDRRWLDPQGSEDCHGRALWALGVAAGRSPHRSFRVLAGQLFTQGLVMVTEFTSPRAWAFTLLGIHDYLRRMSGDRQVQQSRDALTSRLSELLDRTARKEWPWFEDSLSYDNAKLAHALILTGHAMGQDALVTRGLDALRWLGEVQTSENGHFRPIGSNGFYRRGGARALFDQQPIEAHAMVSACLEAYRVTSDPFWYGQAHRAFDWFLGWNDLGLELYSPSTGGCRDALHVDRVNGNEGAESTLAFLLALAEMRMMENAVTVFNEPAPQS, encoded by the coding sequence ATGCACGAAGCACGCTCGGAGATTCGGCGCATCGCGTTCGTGGGTGACTACCTGCCGCGCATGTGCGGCATCGCTACGTTCACCGCGGATCTGCTGACCGGCATCGCCGCCGAATACCCTCGATGCGAATGCTTCGCGGTGCCGGTCAACGACATCGAGGGAGGCTACGACTATCCCGACGTCGTCCGGTTCGAGATCGAGGAGCAGGATCTGACGTCCTACCAGCGCGCCGCGGATTTCCTCAACATCGGGAACGTGGACATCGTCAGCGTGCAGCACGAATTCGGAATCTACGGCGGCCCTGCCGGGCGCAATCTCCTGGCGCTGCTGCGCGAGCTGAGAATGCCCGTGGTCACCACCCTTCACACCGTGCTTGCGGAGCCCGACCTCGACCAGCGGCGCGTCATGCGCGAGCTCATCGCACGCTCCACCCGACTCGTGGTCATGGCGGAGCGCGGGCAACGGATGTTGCAGGAGGTTTACGACGCGCCGCCGGCCCAGATCGATCTCATCCCGCACGGCATTCACGACATCCCGTACGTCGACCCGAACTACTACAAGGACCAGTTCGGCGTGGAAGGGAGGATGGTGCTGCTGACGTTCGGACTCCTCTCGCCGAACAAAGGCATCGAGCACGTCTTGAACGCCCTTCCCGCCGTTCTCGCGGAGTTTCCCGACGTCGTCTACGTTGTCGTAGGGGCCACTCATCCCCACGAGCTGCGCGGGAACGGTGAATCGTACCGGCTCGGCCTGGAGAGGTTGGCCAAGAAGAACAAGGTTGACGGCAACGTCATCTTCTACAATCGTTTCGTCGCGCTCGAGGAGCTGCAGGAGTTCATCGGCGCGGCGGATCTCTACGTCACGCCGTACCTCAATGAGGGGCAGATCACGTCGGGGACGCTGGCCTACGCTTTCGGCTCGGGCAAGGCCGTCGTCTCGACGCCGTACTGGCATGCCGCCGAGCTCTTGGCGGACGACCGAGGCGTGCTCGTGCCGTTCGGCGACCCTCGGGCCATCTCGGACGCGGTGACGGGACTCTTGCGCGACGACACGCGCCGTCACGCCATGCGCAAGAACGCGTACAAGCTGGGGCGCGAGATGGTTTGGAGCAATACCGCGCGGCGGTACTGGCGCTCGTTCGAGCTGGCGCGTCTCGAGAAGGCCGCGATCACGCGCAAGTCGTTCGCGACGAAGACGCTGGCCGAGCAGCCTCGCGAGCTGCCCGCCATGATTCTCGACCATCTCTCCCGGATGACGGACTCGACCGGGATGTTCCAGCACGCCGTCCTCACGGTGCCGAATTTCTCCGAAGGGTATTGCACGGACGACAACGCCCGCGCATTCATCTTGACGGTGCTCCTCGACGAGCTGAAGGAGGAGCCGGCCCGCGTCCAGACGCTCGGCACCACGTATGCCGCCTTTCTCAACCACGCGTTCGATGCCACGACGACGCGCTTCCACAATCACTTGAGCTTCGACCGCCGCTGGCTCGATCCGCAGGGCTCGGAGGATTGCCACGGCCGGGCCCTCTGGGCCCTCGGCGTCGCCGCGGGACGCTCACCTCACCGGAGCTTCCGGGTGCTGGCCGGCCAGCTGTTCACGCAAGGGCTGGTGATGGTGACGGAGTTCACGTCCCCGAGGGCGTGGGCGTTCACTCTCCTCGGCATTCACGACTACTTGCGGCGGATGAGCGGCGACCGCCAGGTCCAGCAGAGTCGCGATGCGCTGACCTCCCGGCTCTCGGAGCTTCTCGATCGGACCGCGCGGAAGGAGTGGCCATGGTTCGAGGACTCGCTGAGCTACGACAACGCCAAGCTCGCCCACGCGCTCATCCTGACCGGCCACGCGATGGGACAGGATGCGTTGGTTACGCGAGGCCTAGACGCGCTGCGCTGGCTGGGAGAGGTGCAGACCTCAGAGAACGGTCACTTCCGGCCCATCGGAAGCAACGGCTTCTACCGGCGTGGGGGTGCCCGCGCCCTGTTCGATCAACAGCCCATCGAGGCTCACGCCATGGTCTCGGCGTGTCTCGAAGCCTACCGCGTGACGTCTGATCCCTTCTGGTATGGTCAGGCGCATCGCGCCTTCGACTGGTTTCTCGGTTGGAACGACCTCGGTCTGGAGCTGTACTCCCCCAGCACCGGCGGGTGTCGTGACGCGTTGCACGTCGACCGGGTGAACGGCAACGAGGGCGCGGAATCGACTCTGGCCTTCTTGCTCGCTTTGGCGGAGATGCGAATGATGGAAAACGCCGTGACCGTGTTCAACGAGCCGGCGCCGCAATCTTGA
- a CDS encoding DUF4437 domain-containing protein, with product MRIKTLGIGLAFVATAALGFAAGATAKKQGVMWAASEEKWVPLTKDSPLSKVALWGDRDTGSDYGMLLKLPAGAHAGIHAHTSDYYAIAVQGNWVHTFEGGQPKELTPGSYVFQPGKQMHDDECKGTTDCIIFVHQHGKGDFIAAAPAAGAPAKK from the coding sequence ATGCGCATAAAGACGCTTGGGATTGGTCTCGCTTTCGTCGCCACCGCCGCACTGGGATTCGCCGCCGGCGCCACCGCCAAAAAACAGGGCGTGATGTGGGCCGCCTCCGAGGAGAAGTGGGTGCCGCTGACCAAGGACAGTCCGCTGTCGAAGGTCGCGTTGTGGGGCGACCGCGACACGGGTTCCGACTACGGGATGCTGCTCAAGCTCCCCGCGGGCGCGCACGCCGGGATCCACGCCCACACGTCCGACTACTACGCGATCGCGGTCCAGGGCAACTGGGTCCACACCTTCGAGGGCGGACAGCCGAAGGAGCTCACGCCGGGCAGCTACGTCTTCCAACCGGGCAAGCAGATGCACGACGACGAGTGCAAGGGGACGACGGACTGCATCATCTTCGTCCACCAGCACGGCAAGGGTGACTTCATCGCCGCGGCGCCCGCCGCCGGCGCGCCCGCCAAGAAATAG
- a CDS encoding glutaredoxin family protein, whose protein sequence is MGLTEEQMLVTIKDAIEKNKIAVFMKGTPAQPKCGFSAAVVDILNKMNVPYVGVDAIADARFRHVLSAHTEWPTLPQVFVGGKLIGGCDIVREMKASGEFDRLVAEAIK, encoded by the coding sequence ATGGGTCTCACGGAAGAACAGATGCTCGTGACCATCAAGGATGCCATTGAGAAGAACAAGATCGCGGTCTTCATGAAAGGCACGCCGGCCCAGCCGAAGTGTGGCTTCTCGGCCGCGGTCGTGGACATCCTCAACAAGATGAACGTTCCCTACGTGGGCGTCGACGCGATCGCGGACGCCAGATTCCGGCATGTGCTCTCGGCTCATACAGAGTGGCCGACGCTGCCCCAGGTGTTCGTTGGCGGCAAGCTCATCGGCGGCTGCGACATCGTCCGCGAAATGAAGGCCTCCGGCGAGTTCGACAGGTTGGTTGCGGAAGCGATCAAGTAA
- a CDS encoding GIY-YIG nuclease family protein has protein sequence MKGWFVYILRCCDGTLYTGTTVDVARRLVAHQTGVGAKYTRSRLPVTLVYHERHPNRSSALRREAALRRMGREAKQTLITRPAAPDAYS, from the coding sequence GTGAAGGGTTGGTTCGTCTACATCCTCCGGTGTTGCGACGGGACGCTGTACACCGGCACCACCGTCGATGTCGCAAGGCGCTTGGTCGCGCATCAGACCGGCGTCGGTGCGAAGTACACCCGCAGTCGGCTACCAGTCACGCTCGTCTACCACGAGCGTCACCCCAATCGCTCCAGCGCGCTCAGACGGGAGGCGGCGTTGCGGCGGATGGGACGAGAGGCCAAGCAGACGCTGATCACGCGTCCGGCTGCGCCCGACGCGTATTCTTAA
- a CDS encoding AIM24 family protein: protein MERPALRATTAKDENFAGVTYHVEGELVPALTVELNSEVPVYFEHHILLWKHPTVEISIRPMKGALKRMMAGMQVFVTEATGRGQIAFSRDGAGHIFALHLKQGEGVHVREHQFLAATGNVDYTFERVKGVANMLFGGTGFFIDKFHGAHGDGILWLHGYGNVFEKILAPGEQIDVEPGGWLYKDPGVGMETNMQRLATGMLSSMNLIMNRFTGPGRLGLQSMYLHMPSGE, encoded by the coding sequence ATGGAACGACCGGCATTGCGAGCCACAACTGCCAAGGACGAGAACTTCGCGGGGGTGACGTATCACGTCGAAGGCGAACTGGTGCCAGCGTTGACCGTGGAGCTCAATTCAGAAGTACCAGTCTACTTTGAGCATCACATTCTGCTGTGGAAGCATCCGACCGTTGAGATCAGCATCAGACCGATGAAGGGCGCGCTCAAACGGATGATGGCCGGGATGCAGGTCTTCGTGACGGAGGCTACCGGGCGCGGCCAGATTGCATTCAGTCGCGACGGAGCAGGCCACATTTTCGCCCTTCACCTCAAGCAAGGGGAGGGGGTGCATGTCCGCGAGCACCAGTTCCTCGCCGCGACAGGCAACGTCGACTACACCTTCGAGCGCGTGAAGGGTGTCGCGAACATGCTCTTCGGCGGAACCGGGTTTTTCATCGACAAATTCCACGGCGCTCACGGCGACGGCATCCTCTGGCTTCATGGTTACGGCAACGTCTTCGAGAAGATCCTCGCTCCGGGCGAACAGATCGACGTAGAGCCGGGAGGCTGGTTGTACAAGGACCCCGGTGTCGGGATGGAGACGAACATGCAGCGGCTCGCCACTGGGATGCTGTCCAGCATGAACCTCATCATGAACCGGTTCACCGGTCCGGGTCGGCTCGGTTTGCAATCCATGTACCTCCATATGCCGAGCGGCGAATAA